In Rickettsiales bacterium, the genomic stretch GGATATTATCATAAAAAAAGATGGAACTTATGAATCTATAATTGAAGAAGAATTTGAGATTCTAAAAGAATCTGCTCGCGACAAAGCAACTCGCTATACTTTATATTATGATGGGGATAGCCAAAAAATAGAAATTTTAGAAGCCAAAACTATTTTTCAAGGTAAAGAATATCCAATTGATCCCAAATTTATCGAAGACAAACCGCTTGCAAGCAGCAGCGAAGGATTTGATCAACAATATCAAATACTCTTAGCATTTCCTAAAATTGAAATTGGAAGCAAAATATATCTAAAATATAAAAAGACTATAAATACCCCCCCTTTAGATAATTATTTTTCTGCATTTTTTGAGTTTGGCAGTAGGGAATGGTTGGCTAATTCTAACATAAAGCTACAATCTGGAATGCCTCTGAATATTTTTGTTAATGACCCAGAAAATCACCTAATTATAACAAAAGACAATGAAGATGACTTTCAAAAATTAGAAATCACTCTTAACAAAGATATATATAAACACACTATCAATGAACCAGAAAATGGACTGGATAATTACAAACTTCTCACATGGGTTTCTATATCAAGTGCGAATAATTGGAAAGAACTTGGGAAAGACCTTGCCGAACAAAATTTTGCAAAAATTTACAAACAGGAATTACCTAAAGAATTTAATAGAATTGCTAAATCTGCTGCAAAAATAAGAAATGAAATTGATCAAATTAATGTAGTAACTTCTATGCTTAGGGACAGAATTCAGTTCTTTAGTGATAATACCACTGTTGAAGGAAGACTAGCCCCTAGAAATCTTGTTCAAATTAGCAAAACCCAACTCGGCGATTGTAAAGACTTATCGGCAGCAACAGTGGCGATTCTAAGTAAGTTAGGATATAAAGCACAATTTGCTTTGGTTCTTAGAGGAAACACATTATTTGCTCCAGAAGCTTTAGCTGATCTTAGATTTTTTAATCATGCTATAGTAAAAGCAATTAGCAAAACAGGTAAAATATATTGGATTGATCCAACCAATATTCAAAGCATGGCTGGCAATATTTTTCCTGACATTGCCAATAAACCGACTTTAGTTTTAGATTTAAAAGATCCTATTTATGAGAAAACTCCTGGCGTTGATCCAAAGAAAGCTGTAATTTCTCATAACCGTGAAATTGAGATTATTTCTGATAATAAAATTGTAGAAAAAGGTAATTTACTCCTACAAAATGAAGAAGCTCTAATCATAACAGGAGCAGAGTTATATACTTCTAAAAGCAATATAGAAACTTCTCTTTTTTATGCCCTAAGCGGCACTAACTTAGATAGCACCAACAAAAAACATATGGTATTGCCTGAATTAAAGTCAAGAACGGTGAAAGATGTTTATATTACTTATTCTTATGAACAGGATGGTAGATTATTTAAAACAAATTTAGGAAAGGGATTAAAGCTTAGTTATAATAGATTAGGAATAGATAAATTTATCCATGCTTCCCAAGATACAGTTTCTGATCTTTTCATAGGCGAGCCAAATAGTTTTAAAAGAAGAACTATTATTAAAAATATAGATGTTAAAAATGCCGAAAGTCTGAATAGAGAAATTAATACCAAGTGGGTATCTATATCTCGTAAATTATCATTTAAAGATAACATCTTAACTATTGATGATAGCACCATTGTTAAGAAAGAAATCATTCTTAATGAGGAACTACAAACACCTGAGTTCTTGAATTTAAAAAGAGAGTTAGAAGAAAATTTTAAAGATGTGTCAGTTGTGTTTAACTAGAGAATTCTATTTTATAACCACGAAGAAAATCAGATGTGACAATAGGATTCTTACCAGGACGTTGCATAATGAGAGGTTGGAAAGAACCTTGAGCACAAGCAATAATCAATAATTTATCATCAATTATTGTTCCGGGTTTAAAATTATGTGGAGTAAGATCATACTTAGCCGCTAATACTTTTATCTTTTCATTATTATGATAGAAAAATGCGCCAGGCCATGGATTGAAAACACGTATCTTTCGCATTAAAATTTCAGCAGATTCACTCCAATTAAGCTCTGCTTCTTCTTTGGTGATTTTACTTGCATAGCAAGCACCAATTTCACTCTGTTTTTTTGGAGTGATTTGATCTATATTATCCAAAACTTTTATAAGATTCTTAGCACCCAGTGAAGCCATCTTATCCGCTAATTCTTGATAAGTTATTTCGTCACTTAAAGAAACCTTCTCAAGATCTAAAACATCCCCCGTGTCTATACCTTCATCCATTTGCATAATGCACATTGCAGTTTCTTTTTCTCCTGCAAGGATAGTTCTTTGCATTGGAGCAGCACCCCTATATTTTGGTAAATAAGATGGATGAATATTAATGCATCCATAAGGAGTTGCTTCTAAAATTTCTTTGGGCAATATTAAACCATAAGCTATTACCACTGCGCAATCTGCGCCAAGAGATTTAAATTCTTCCTGAACTTCAGCTTTACGTAAAGTCCTTGGAGTATAAACTGGCAAACCTAGTGAATTAGCTAATTGATGAACTGGAGAAAGAGTTTCCTTTTTTCCTCTACCGGCAGGCTTTGGAGCCTGGGTATAAACCGCTATGACCTGATGTTTTTCATGCAAAGCTTGAAGGGTTGGCAGTGAAAATTCCGGACTACCCATGAAAATTATTTTCATTTTAAATACTCAATTATTTGTTACGCATGGCCTTTTTAACATGGCGCAAGAAAACATCTCTTTTCATTGCTGACATATAATCTGGCATGGTGATTCCATTTAAATGATCATTCTCATGAAGAATGGCTCTGGCCATCCAGTCATCTGCTTCCATTTCCTGTTTATTACCATCATAATCTAAATATTTCACCTTGATTTCTTTAGGACGAGATATTAAAGAGCGTCCTCCTGGAAAAGAAAGACATCCCTCTTTCATATCTATCTTTTCTTCAGATAAATGAATTATTTCAGGATTAATAAAAAAATGTGGCTCCTTCAAAGATGGATCCGTTTTTTTACCAATATCCACTGTAAAAATTCTTTTCAACTGACCAACTTGAACTGCTGCAAGGCCTGCGCCTTCCTCATGATACATTGTTTCCAACATATCATCGAGAAAGCTTTGCAAGTTCTTATCAACCACCTCAACAGGATTAGATTTCATTTTAAGAAGAGGATTAGGAGTAAATATTAATGGTAATTTAGCCATTGAATTAATGCTTACATTCCAATTTATGAGCTTCCATCATTCCATCTAAAAAGCCCCATAAAACTTCTGCTGCTTCTGAAGCCGCTTTAGTGGCTATTTTCTGATCTTCTGGAGATAATTTTTCGATTAAACCAGCAACTTCTTCTGAATGCCAAACATCCGCACCTTTATGAACTTCAAAAAACTTTAATGCTTTCTCACCTGTAATATTATAAAACTCTTTTAGTCCTTGAATTTTACTTTCAGAAACTGCTGGAGTTTGATATTCATAAGCATATAAAGCACCAAGACCTGAAGCATATGATTCTTTACAAAGATCAAAGAATCTATTAACCAAAATTTCTGTCTTTTTATACGCTTTAACTTTAACTAAATCTTCTTCTTTAACTCCAAGCTCTGTAGCAAAATCTCTCCATAACTTAGGATGATTTTCATCACCTCTTTCTTCTTCAATTAAATTTTCTAGCAGCACTTGACGATCTTTCAAGTCGTCACATTGGCTATGGATTAAACTAACATAACGCGGGAAAGCCTCCACATGTTTATAATATTGATGGGCATAATCAGCCAGAATACTTTGGTTTAACTCCCCTGCAGTCCACATTTTGTAGAAATCATGTTTTAATA encodes the following:
- the def gene encoding peptide deformylase: MAKLPLIFTPNPLLKMKSNPVEVVDKNLQSFLDDMLETMYHEEGAGLAAVQVGQLKRIFTVDIGKKTDPSLKEPHFFINPEIIHLSEEKIDMKEGCLSFPGGRSLISRPKEIKVKYLDYDGNKQEMEADDWMARAILHENDHLNGITMPDYMSAMKRDVFLRHVKKAMRNK
- the fmt gene encoding methionyl-tRNA formyltransferase, with amino-acid sequence MKIIFMGSPEFSLPTLQALHEKHQVIAVYTQAPKPAGRGKKETLSPVHQLANSLGLPVYTPRTLRKAEVQEEFKSLGADCAVVIAYGLILPKEILEATPYGCINIHPSYLPKYRGAAPMQRTILAGEKETAMCIMQMDEGIDTGDVLDLEKVSLSDEITYQELADKMASLGAKNLIKVLDNIDQITPKKQSEIGACYASKITKEEAELNWSESAEILMRKIRVFNPWPGAFFYHNNEKIKVLAAKYDLTPHNFKPGTIIDDKLLIIACAQGSFQPLIMQRPGKNPIVTSDFLRGYKIEFSS
- a CDS encoding CADD family putative folate metabolism protein; the encoded protein is MSIKNLREKIADKHLLKHDFYKMWTAGELNQSILADYAHQYYKHVEAFPRYVSLIHSQCDDLKDRQVLLENLIEEERGDENHPKLWRDFATELGVKEEDLVKVKAYKKTEILVNRFFDLCKESYASGLGALYAYEYQTPAVSESKIQGLKEFYNITGEKALKFFEVHKGADVWHSEEVAGLIEKLSPEDQKIATKAASEAAEVLWGFLDGMMEAHKLECKH
- a CDS encoding DUF3857 domain-containing protein; translation: MNMLRVICFICLIITANISHAKWAGFEEASIKMDINNQDIIIKKDGTYESIIEEEFEILKESARDKATRYTLYYDGDSQKIEILEAKTIFQGKEYPIDPKFIEDKPLASSSEGFDQQYQILLAFPKIEIGSKIYLKYKKTINTPPLDNYFSAFFEFGSREWLANSNIKLQSGMPLNIFVNDPENHLIITKDNEDDFQKLEITLNKDIYKHTINEPENGLDNYKLLTWVSISSANNWKELGKDLAEQNFAKIYKQELPKEFNRIAKSAAKIRNEIDQINVVTSMLRDRIQFFSDNTTVEGRLAPRNLVQISKTQLGDCKDLSAATVAILSKLGYKAQFALVLRGNTLFAPEALADLRFFNHAIVKAISKTGKIYWIDPTNIQSMAGNIFPDIANKPTLVLDLKDPIYEKTPGVDPKKAVISHNREIEIISDNKIVEKGNLLLQNEEALIITGAELYTSKSNIETSLFYALSGTNLDSTNKKHMVLPELKSRTVKDVYITYSYEQDGRLFKTNLGKGLKLSYNRLGIDKFIHASQDTVSDLFIGEPNSFKRRTIIKNIDVKNAESLNREINTKWVSISRKLSFKDNILTIDDSTIVKKEIILNEELQTPEFLNLKRELEENFKDVSVVFN